A region of the Candidatus Poribacteria bacterium genome:
TTGTCCTGAAGCCAGTCAGCTGCGGCCCCGAAGACGCGCGCACAACTATAGTCATCTTCGGATTGCCGATGCCGTTGCGACAAGAGGTAGTTGACGAGCCCAGCGTGCCGTTGCCAATTGAGGGGTTCACGGACGTGTTTTCGGAGTTGCGCCTCAATCAACTTCGGATCGCCGCTGTGCCAGTTATCCGATTCCTGCCCGCGAATGAAGTCGAAATGCGCGAACCCACGCGAGAAATTCATTGTCGGTTTGAACATGTGATACGTATCCGCAATCAACGCTGTGAGATAACCGCGTTCAAGTAAGACTTCAGCGATCGTATCCTGTTCGGGTGGAATCTTATGCCACCCCGGGGCATGGTGCCAATGTCCACGCCGGTCGAAGTTATACCGCCACGGAAAACTCCGCATCCCTGTAAAGTTGCCGCGACGGATCTGGAGTGTGGGTTGTCCTTCACCAAACGCCCGTGTGAAACGGACGCTCTCCGATGCTAAGGCATCGAGGTTCGGGGTTTGCACGTGGCTATATTTCTTACCTTCACCGATAATGTCCGCACGAAACGTGTCCAAACAGATACACACAATGTTCATAGTCTTATGCCCCTTTCATCTCCTCAAGGATCATTTCGGTGGCTTCCACCGGATTCTCCGCCTCAATAATAGGTCGTCCGACGACAATATAATCCGCGCCGCGTTGAATCGCCGCCGCTGGTGTGGTAATGCGCCGCTGATCACCACTCTTCGACCACTTCGGACGGATACCCGGCGTGACGATTACAAAATCGTCGCCACACGCTTTCCGTATCGACTCGATTTCTAACGGTGACGCCACGACACCACGCAATCCTGCTTCCTGCGCTAACTGTGCGAGATAGACGACCTGTTTCGTCAGTCCCCGTTCTGAGCCGAAACTTCGCTGAAAGCCTGTTTCGTCAATACTCGTCAGAACCGTTACACCGAGCAGAATTGGCATTGGGATCCCGTTCTCAGCAGTTGCATCCTCCGCGCTTTTCCGTGCTGCCTGCATCATTTCAAACCCACCGGAGGCGTGCATGTTAATCATCTGCGCACCGTGCTTTGTCATCATACCGACATCACGTGCCACTGTGTTCGGAATGTCGTGGAACTTTAGGTCAACAAAGACGTTATGCCCGTTTTGTTCAAACCGTTGAAAAGCTTCCATTCCGAGAGCACTCAACGCCTGAAAGCCCATCTTAAACCAACCGACTGTATCTCTAAGCCTGCTGGATAACCAGCCAATCCTCCCATCATCGTCCGTATCCAATGCGACGATCAATCTGTTTTTCAATTTTTTAATCTCCTATGTAAGGGTGACGCGCTGTGTTACGCATTAATTCCTTGTATTCCTTCTCTTATAATATTATCTCAACCGGCACCGCAAACTTCATCAACGATTCGCAGCGTCTCTC
Encoded here:
- the pyrF gene encoding orotidine-5'-phosphate decarboxylase, with the protein product MKKLKNRLIVALDTDDDGRIGWLSSRLRDTVGWFKMGFQALSALGMEAFQRFEQNGHNVFVDLKFHDIPNTVARDVGMMTKHGAQMINMHASGGFEMMQAARKSAEDATAENGIPMPILLGVTVLTSIDETGFQRSFGSERGLTKQVVYLAQLAQEAGLRGVVASPLEIESIRKACGDDFVIVTPGIRPKWSKSGDQRRITTPAAAIQRGADYIVVGRPIIEAENPVEATEMILEEMKGA